A stretch of DNA from Tsuneonella amylolytica:
AGCCCGGCGGCACCGCCAAGGTCACGATCATGGTCTCGGGCGGCGGACGCCAGACGTTCGACGCGCCGATCAGGGCCGCCGGGGAAGACCGCTGAACGAAGCGGTCGACGATCTCGGCCTCGAAAGCCACGACGAACCTGCGCCCCCCGCCTGCCCCGCGGGCGGGGACCGCAGGTTGACGGACGGCGAGATCGCGCTCGCCCGCAGCGTGTTTGGCACCGCGATCGACTACAACAGAGTGACGATCCGACGGCGCAAGTTCTTTCCCTTCCAGCCGCGAAACACCACGATGGCGCCGCGCGGGCACCTCCATTTCCACCCGGCCGGTACCGCCTACTGCGACGACTTCGCCGGTGCCGGCCGGATCGCGCAAGGCCTCTTCATCCACGAGATGACCCACGTCTGGCAAACCCAGACGCGCGGGGACTGGTACCTCCTCCTCCAC
This window harbors:
- a CDS encoding vgr related protein — its product is MTDGEIALARSVFGTAIDYNRVTIRRRKFFPFQPRNTTMAPRGHLHFHPAGTAYCDDFAGAGRIAQGLFIHEMTHVWQTQTRGDWYLLLHRHPFCRYDYSLKPGWNLERYGIEQQAQIVKHAFWLRNGVAVAGVSDVAAYDLLVRFPGAG